The DNA sequence CTGGACAGGTTTATCTAGAGGTAATTGAGCGTGAAAGAGAAGGGAAGTACTTAGGAAAAACAGTTCAAGTTGTTCCTCATATTACTGACGAAATTAAGCGCCGTATTCATATAGCAGCAGATGATGCGGATATTCTTATTGGTGAAATAGGTGGAACTATTGGAGATATTGAATCTCTGCCTTATGTTGAGTCAATTAGACAATTTGCACATGACGTTGGACAAGAGAATGTTTTATTTATTCACCTTGTTCTTATTCCTTATTTGACAGCTGCTGGAGAGTTAAAGTCAAAGCCGGCCCAACACTCGGTAAAAGAGTTGCGCTCACAAGGTCTCTTCCCACATATTATTATTTGTCGAAGTGATCGAGAGATTGATCAATCGATTATGGATAAGATTTCTCTTTTTTGTAACGTTCCAAAAGACAATGTATTTCAATCACTCGATTTGGATTCTATTTATAAGGTACCTCTAAATTTTCATTCACAAGGATTAGATGAAAAGATCACAAAAATATTAGGAATCTGGTCTTCTTCACCGAAAGTTGATGACCTCGAGAAGGTCGCATACAATTTTGATCATCCGTTAAGAGAAGTGAAAATTGGTATTGTTGGGAAGTATACAGAATTAGTCGAGTCATACAAATCACTTGATGAGGCGCTTAAGCACGGAGCTCTTGCTCACCAGCTTAAACTTGTTCCGGTCTATGTTGATTCAGAGGATATTGAAAAAGAAGGTGCTGCAAAGCTATTAGAAGATGTACAAGGAGTTCTTGTTCCTGGTGGTTTTGGAGAACGTGGAACAGAAGGTAAAATCTCCGCTATACAATACGCTCGAGAAAATAAAGTTCCATTCTTTGGGATCTGCCTTGGTATGCAGTTAGCAATCGTTGAGTATGCACGAAATATTTGTGGATTGAAAGATGCAACATCAGAAGAATTTAATAATGGTGGTGATCTATTAATTCATTATATGGAAGGCCAAACTCGTGATGGTGCTAAAGGTGGAAGTATGCGCCTTGGTAGTTATGAGTGTGAGCTTCTTGATGGAAGTCATGCCTTCGAAATGTATGGTGAAAAACTTATTCATGAAAGACATCGTCATCGTTTAGAAGTTAATAACTTCTACGTTGAGTTATTAAAAGAAAGTGGGCTAGTTATTAGTGGAAAGAATCCGGAGCTTGATCTTGTTGAAACGATTGAGATTAAGGATCATCCTTTCTTCTTTGCGTGTCAGTACCACCCAGAATTTAAATCGAGGCCATATGCGGCCCACCCAGTATTTAGCGAATTTATTAAAGAGGCAGATAAATATGGAAAATAAAAAATTAGATCTATTCATGGGGACTTGTGTAATCGAGTCTGAACAAATGTGTATGGACGTTTGCGGACGTCTATTAGAAATGCTTGAGCCTGTTAAAGATCAAATCAACTTTTCTTATAAAGGTAGTTTTGATAAGGCCAACCGCTCTTCGATTGATTCATTCAGGGGCCCTGGACTTGAAAAAGGTCTACAGATTCTAGAAAAGGTTAAGAAGCAATACGGTGTCCAACTTATAACTGACTTTCATACTGCTGATCAAGCTGATGCTGTCGCAAGTGTTGTTGACACAATCCAGATCCCAGCTTTCCTTTGTCGCCAGACAGATATGATTCTTGCAGGTGCAGAAGCTTGTAAGAAGCACGATGCTCAACTGAAAATAAAAAAAGGTCAGTTCTTATCTCCAGAAGAGACTGGAAATATTGTTAAGAAGGCCGAAGAATTTATTACGAAAGATAAAATCCTTCTTACAGAAAGAGGTACTTCATTTGGTTACAATAATCTTGTTGTTGATATGGCAAGTTTCCAAATTATGAAGTCATTTGGTGTTCGTGCAATTCACGATGCAACTCACTGTGTACAAAGACCAGGTGGACTTGGGACTTCAACTGGTGGGAAGCGTGAGCAAATTTTAACTCTTGCTCAAGCTGCCGTAGCTGCTGGTGCAGATGGGATCTTTATGGAAGTTCATCCTAACCCAGCTGAAGCGAAGTCTGATGCAGCAACAAGTTTACCGCTTGATCAAGCAGGAGCGATTATCCAAAGACTATTAAGAATCAAAAACGCAATTACGGAATAATTAATGGATTTATTTACAAAAGCACAAAAGTACAAAGAAAAATTAAAAGATATCAAAGTTCTTGCTTTTGATATTGATGGAGTACTCACTCCTGGACATGTATGGTACCAAGATGATGAGATGGGCTTTAACCGCTCATCACATACCTCAGATGGTTATGCATTGAAGCTGCTTATGAGAGCAGGTTTTAAAGTAGGAGTCATTTCTGGCGGTGCTTCAAAAGGTGTTCAAGAGCGCTTTGTGAATAACCTAAAACTTGATTTCGCCTTTCTTGGTGACGAGGATAAGAGAGTTGCATTCAAGAAAGTTCTTGATCTTGGCTTTAAACCAGAGGAAGTTCTTTTCATGGGAGATGAATTCTTTGATGTTCCACTTTTAAAGGCCGCTGGCTTTGCAGCGACAACACCTCATGCATCTCATGAGATTCAAGTTTATTGTGACTATGTCACGCAAAGAGAAGGTGGCCATGGTGCTGTAAGGGAAGTAATTGATATCTTCCGTTATGTGCATGGTATTGTTCCAGAAGTCTTAGACTTTGATGGGAACCCTATTGATTTTAAACATTCATGGCCAAAGTAGGAGTAAATTAAAAATGGATTTAGCAAAACTTAAGTCACTTCTAGATGATCAGTACGAGTGGCCAGCAGTCTATAATTTTAAATTTATTGGAAATGATTCAAACCGTGATGAGTTAATTATGGCCGTAGGTGAAAAACCTCACCATGAAAAACCATCAAAAACAGGTAAGTATATTTCTTTTACATTCAATGTAACATGCAATAGTTCAGATGAAGTGTTAACGATTTATGAACGAGTCGGACGCCTACATGGTATACTTGCACTATGATAAAAGAAAAATTCAAATATAAGACTGCACTAGTCGTTGGTGCCGGTGCATTTGGTACTTCTATTGCATCAATTTTGGCGCATAAGTTTGAAAACGTAATTCTTAAGGTACGTTCTGAGGACATATACAAAGATATAAATGACGATCGTATCAACTCTGTTTACCTTCCAGGAATTAAGCTAGATGCTAATATTAAGGCCATTCTAGACTGGAGTGAGCTGGAGACTAAAGAAGAAGAGAGCTTAGAGCTTATTGTTTCAGGTTTGCCTACTCATGGTATTAGAACTTTCTTTAGTGAAAATCTCGTTCGTTTTAATAGCTATCTTGGAAAAGGGATTCCATTAATCAGTCTTTCAAAGGGGATTGATCCTGATACACTTGAACTCAGCGATGATTTATTAAATGATTTCTTCCCACAATATCGTGATAATATCACATTCTTATCTGGTCCTAGTTTCGCGAAAGAAATTATGGAGAAGCAGATTACTCTTGTGACAATTGCCGGTCGTTCTAAAAGTGTCTTAATGGATGTTGCGGCCAAGCTTGAAACGCCATATTTTAAGGCCCTACCTAATTATGATATTAAAGGAGTACTCTTAGGTGGTGCTCTTAAGAATGTTTTGGCCATTGCTGGCGGTATTGTCGAAGGTCTTGGCTATAATCATAATACACGTGCGGCCATGATTACTCGTGGGATTGTTGAAATGCTACGTTTCGGTAAAGTATTTAATGCACGTCCTGAAACATTTTATGGCCTAAGTGGGATGGGGGATCTTATCCTAACGACTACAGGTGGCCTCTCTCGTAACAAGACTTTTGGACTTGAGATCGCTAAGGGAAGAAAACCCCTCGAAATCATTAATTCTCAACGAACTGTTGTAGAGGGTTATAAAACAACGAAGGCCGCTTTCTTACTCGCCCAAAAGTATGATATCCGCGCAAGAATCTTTACTGGACTCTATGATGTTCTTTACAATGACGCTAATGTTGAAGAAGTGTTAAAGAAGCTAATGGATGCACCAATAAAGTTTGAAATAGACTAAGGCTTAATTGGGAAGAGAACTGTAAAAGTTGTACCCTTATCAATCATACTTTCAACTTCTATTGTAGCTTTCATCTTTTGAGCAGAGTGTTTTGCAATAGCAAGACCTAGGCCCGTTCCACCTGTATTAATACTTCGTGATTGATCGACTCTGTAAAATCTTTCAAAAATTCTAGCAATCTTATCATTCGGGATCCCAACGCCTTCATCAGTAATGGCAATATACTGATGATTATCCCTTTGACCACTTTCAATTGTAATTAAGGTGCTTTCTTTTGAGTACTTGATTGCATTTGAAACTAAGTTTGAAATACAGTGGTAGAGTAGCTTTCCATTGGCCATGATTGTTTCAGGGCCAGCTTGAGTATAGTTGACACTCATATCCTTAGCATTGATCTTGAGTTGCTGATCGTTAATAAGAGCGTTAATAAATGAGGGAAGATTAATTTTTTCTACTTCAATTTTTCCTTCATTCTCAATTTTTGAAAGAGAGAGGATCCCATTGATTAACTCATCAAGACGATCAACATTTTGAATAACAATATCCATAATCTCTTGCTGATCATCATCAGTATTGATGGACTTTAGAGTTTGCGTGTAGCCCTTTATAGATGTTAGGGGTGTTTTAATTTCATGAGAAACATTTTCAAAAAAATCTCTTCTCATATTATTAACATCTTGAAGTTTTGTGATGTCACTAAAGTAGAAAAGAATTTCTTTATTCTTGTTCTTCGATTCTATATCACTAATCTTAAGTTGGAATGAGTTTGTCTTGCCGCTTACTTTTGTCAGAGCAATTTGAGTGTTATGGATAAGATTTGCTTGATAACCATACTTCTTAATAAGGTTGATAAAGTCATAGTCTCTAATAATACTAATGAGATCAGCTCCACGGTAGCGTCCATTAAATGATGCAAATGACTTTCTAAAAGCATTATTACAGAAGATGATTCTTCCTTTGCTATCTGTAACAACGACAGGATCATCAATTGAATTGATAATTACGGAATAGTATTGTTTAGTATTAAATAGATCTCTTTGTAATTTTCTTCTTTTATTGAAGCTTTTAATCGATTTTGATTCGATATAGTCCCAGTAGTCACGGCTATCTGTAGTATCGATAACACCTTTCATTCTAAAAATATGAAAGAGATTATATAGAGGCGTGAAATAGTGACGAAAGAGAAAAAACTGGCCAGCAATAAAGATAATCCCAAGAATTCCCATTGCCATAAAGAGCTTTGAAAATACTTCCGATGAAATTAATTTTAGCGCGTCCGATTCAATTCTTAAAAATAAGGTATAACTTTTACCTTGTGAGTTAAGAACACGATGGTGATAGATATACTTATCATCACTGTCATAACCACCAATTACAATATTTTTGAAGTCTTCAATTTTAAAGCTGGGCGCAGCGCACCTGATTGTGCGATTTGCGTTTAAAATGTAAAATTGCGTACGTTTTGATTGTTTGTCACATATCTGAGCAATACCATCTTGGCGAATCGAATCTAATTCTTGATCAACAATTGAGTGGATAAAACTATCTTTAAAATTAATGATAAAGAATGACCCTAAAAAGAGTAGGGATATACAAAAAATTATTGTTTGATAAAAAATAATATCATTCAAAAACTTTATTTTTAAAAAGTTTAAAAAGTTATTCTTCACTCTTTACTCGATATCCAATCCCACGAACTGTTTCGACCACTTTTGATTTACTCCCAAGCTTCTTCCTTAAGGCAAAGACGTGAGTATCAACAGTTCGATCAGTAACGTAGATATTTTCACCTTTTATTAGGTCAACAATTTGTTTACGTGTAAAAACCTTTCCTGGAGAAGAAATTAATACACAGAGAATTTTGAATTCTGAAACTGTGAGTTTAATTTCCTTATCATCAATAAGTGTTTTTACTCCGTCGACATCGACTTTGATGCCCATATGATTGTAAGAATTCTTATTATTGATAGGTGAACTATCGCGATGGCCTTCAACTCGTCTTTTTAGACTACTAACTCTTGCCTTAAGAATACCGATATCAAACGGCTTTGTAATATAATCGTCAGCTCCCGCATCGAGTCCTTCAATGATTGATTCGCTTGAAGTTAATGCTGTAACAAATAGGATACCGACACTTTTTAATTTCTTAGTATTTCGAATATATTGGCATATCTGAACACCACTTAAATCCGGTAACATTCGATCCAGAACAAAGAGGTCATACTGATTGTTCTCAATGGCGTTAATGGCATCATTTCCTGTATTTGCCATGTCGTAATCAATTCCAATGGCCTTAAGATTAACCCCAATTAATTTTGCAATAGATTGTTCGTCTTCTACGATAAGTGCTTTCATTACTTGCCTTACTGTTCCTCTGTGTGCCTTACGTCTTTACCTGACTCTAGGAAGATAATATCTTCACAAATATTTGTTGCATGATCACCGCATCTCTCAAAGATCTTTGAGACGCGAATGACTGCAAAGCCTTCATCTACTTCTGCTTTTCCATCTTTTAAAAGTTGGTAGAACTTCTTAACAAGATCTCTGTGGAGAGAGTTAACTTCGTGGTCGGCTTTGATAACATCTGTTGCCATTTGAATATTATTTGAAGCAAAGGCAATTAAGCTCTTTCTAACCATTTCAAAGACTTCAGCTTGGATGATACTACAGTGTTTCTCTTGGTTTGAAATTCGCATTAGGTAGCGTTTTAAGTTAACGGCTTCATCACCAAGTCTTTCTAATTCGGAATTGATTTTCATAATAGCAAGGGCCGTTCTAAGGTCAATTGCTGTAGGGGATTTGAGAGCAATAAATTTAAAGACATGATCATCCACAAGCTTATGAAATTCATTAATCTCATTTTCAAGCTCATAAAGATTTTCTATTTTTGATTTTTCATCTACTGCAACGTGGAGAATCTTTTCCACAACTGCTGCCATTTCTGTAATATCTTTTCTTAGTGTTTCAACAGTTAATTCCATTGAATGCTCCTTAGCCAAAACGGCCAGTGATATAATCTTCTGTTTTCTTTTCTCTTGGATTTGTAAAGACATCGCTACTTAGGCCATGCTCAATAAGTTCGCCTAGGATAAAGAAGCTTGTATAGTCAGCAATACGGGCAGCTTGTTGCATATTGTGAGTTACGACAATTACCGTGTAGTCCTTTTTAAGCTCACTCATAAGATCTTCAATCTTTCCAGTTGCAATCGGATCTAGTGCTGATGTTGGTTCATCCATTAAAACGATTGGAGGATTTGTTGCTAGTGTTCTTGCAATACAAAGCCTTTGTTGCTGACCGCCTGAAAGAGAAGTCCCTTCTTGGTGTAGCTTATCTTTTACTTCATTCCAAAGTGCAGCCTTTGAAAGACAGTTGTAGGCTATTTCATCAAGTTCGCTTTTTTTCTTTTTACCCCAAAGTCTTGGGCCAATGACAACATTGTCATATATACTCATGGCGGCAAATGGATTTGGCTTTTGAAAAACCATTCCGATTTTTCTGCGAATTTCAACGGGGTCTGCTGAAGGTGCATAAATATCATTCCCTTCAAGTAGGACTTCTCCAGAAACACGCGCGCCTTGAACTTCTTCGTGAATACGATTTAGAGTTCTAATATATGTTGATTTACCACACCCTGAAGGACCAATTATCGCATTGACCGTATTTTTATGATACTTAAGATCAATTCCTTTCACGGCGTGAAAGTCACCAAACCATGCTTGAATATTATTAACTTCTAAAATGATATCGTTATTAGACATTATGATTTCCTCGCAAAGAATTTCTTAAGTTTCTTTGAATTGAATAAAAACTTAGCACTTAAATTTAGTCCTAGAACAATAATAATAAGTGTAAATGATCCGGCCCAAGCTTGCTGTTGCCATTCTTTATACGGACTAATTGCATAGTTATAAATTTGTACTGGAAGAGAGGCCATTGGGCCCGCTACATTATAGCTCATGTACATACTTCCAAATGCTGTAAAAAGTAGGGGAGCTGTTTCGCCTGCCGCTCGAGAAATGGCCAGAATAACTCCTGTCATAAGAGAGTTTCTAGAACCTTTAAGAATAATATTATAAATCACTCGCCATCTTGGAAGTCCAAGAGCAAGGCCAGCTTCTCTGACGTGTCTAGGAATAAGCTTTAAGATCTCCTCAGTTGTTCTCGTTACAATCGGTAGAATTATTATACTAAGTGCAAAAGCACCGGCCAGTGCCGAGAATGATTTGAAGCTTACAACAAAGATTAAATAAGAAAAAATACCAACAACAATTGAAGGTACACCTGTTAGGAGGTCTATTGTAAATCTAAGAGAAGTTGCAATCTTACCTTTTCCGTATTCGCTTAAGTAGACACCACATAGTGTCCCAACAGGGACCGCTATGAGAGAGCCAATTGAAACCATAATAAGTGTTCCTAAAATGGCATGTCTCATTCCGCCACCAACTTCACCAACTGGTTTTGGATCATTTAAAAAGAAATCGAGGCTAATTGAAGTAGATCCCTTTTGCAGAAGAAAAATAAAGACGAGAATTAAAGGAAGAATGACAAGTAGAGCAGAGAGAACGAGTAGTCCCTTGAAAACTTGATTTTTTATAATTCGACTTTTTGAGATTTTCATTTAGAAACTCCCTTCGTTTGTTTCCATACAATTGTTCGTGCAACAAGGTTAACGACAAAAGTAACAACAAAAAGAAGTAGTCCAACTAGGCATAGAGCTGAAAGGTGTAGATCACTTTCTGCTTCTGCATATTCATTTGCCATAACGGAGGCCATTGTTGAGGCCGGGGCAAAAATTGATTTTGAAATTTGTGGAGTATTTCCAATTACCATAGCAACGGCCATTGTCTCTCCAAGTGCACGTCCTAGACCTAGAACGAGTGCTCCAACAATTCCTGAAAAACTTGGCCTTAATACTGCGATCTTGATCATTTCAAACTTTGTTGCACCTAGACCTAAGGCCGCTTCCTTGTGGAGAATATTAATTGAACGAAAGACTTCACGAGCAACTGAAGTAATAGTCGGAATAATCATAATTGCCAAAATAATTGAGGCCGTAAGAATACCAATTCCAAAGCTTGGACCTTGAAAGAGAGGTAGAAAACCAAGTGTTGCTTTAAGTGCCGGAGTAAGCATTTCTTTTACAAATGGAGCGAGATAGTATAGGCCCCAGAGTCCAAAGATTATACTAGGGACGGCAGCGATTAGTTCAACGAAAGTTCCTAGAATACCCGAAATACCTTTTGGAAGATATTCTGTAATAAACAGTGCCACTGAAATACTAACTGGACCTGCAATAAGTAGAGCTAGTAGAGAAGTAACTACTGTACCAAAGATAAATGGTAGTGCACCAAATTCATCATCAATAGGATTCCAAAAGTCATCTGTGATGAATTTAAAACCAAATTCACTAAATGCCTCACGACTAGCGTAGAATAGCTGACCAACCATAAGTATTAGCAGAACAATGACAATAAGAGAAAAGAATCGAAGTGTTATATAGGCCAACTTATCCTGTTTTGAAGGAGAAGCTGGCCTTAATTTTTTAAGTATGTTCATTAAAGAGATTTTACCCTTTCTAATACCTTTTTGGAAAGTTCTGTAGGTAGTGGAGCGTAGTAAAGTTCTTTTGCATAACTTTGACCTTTGCTGATTGCCCATTCGACAAATTTATATATCTCAACCTGTTTTAGATCTTTTTCTACCATCGGAAGAAGAATATAAGTAAGGGCACTAATAGGGTACGAGTCTTTGGCACTGCTGTTGATTAGTGAACCAGTTAATTCTTTTCCTTCAGTTTTGAATTCTTTGGCCGATGCCGAAACTGCCTCAACTGTTGGATTGATATAAAGACCAGCTTTGTTTTTAAGAGCAACTGTTTTTATATTATTCTTTCTTGCGTGGGCAAGGTCCATATAAGTGATTGAACCCTTCGTGTTACTTACAATTGAAGTTACACCATCATTTCCTTTGGCCCCAACTCCTGTTGGCCAGCGAAGTGACTTTCCTGTTCCAACTCTTTGCTTCCATTCTGTGCTTACTTCCACAAGGTAGTCAGCAAAATTCTTAGTTGTTCCTGAACCATCTGCACGACGAACAACAAGGATGTCGTCTGAAGGAAGTTTGACTCCAGGGTTCAGAGCTAATATTTGAGCAGCATTCCACTTAGTTATTTTACCTAGGTAGATATCAGCAAGTGTTGGCCCATCTAGCTTTAGTTGGTCAGGTACTTGAGGATGGTTATAAGCGATAGCAACGGCTCCTAGAACCATTGGTACGTGAAGAACTGGCCATTTTGCTTTCTTCTTATCCTTTGCTTTCATTGGAGCATCTGAAGCACCAAAATCAACTGTTTCTTTTAGAAGCTGGCGAATACCTCCACCTGAGCCAATTGGTTGATAGTTAAATTGAACCTCTGGATTAATTTTTGAATACTCTGAAAACCATTTTGAATATATTGCGTATGGAAAAGATGCTCCAGCGGCATTAATCTTTAAAGCGAATGTGCTTGTACTTGCCAGTAACAGGCAGAGTGCAACTATTCTCTTAATCATGTGTGTCTCCTAAACTCAGTGTTTTATTGAATTTAGCACATGGTAAATATGGTGTTTATTAAGATTTTGTTAAAAAATGGGCGACGTTGTCGCCCCGCGTGATTATTGTAATGTATTTGAAACGTAAAGTCGGAAGGACTTGTCTTGATTACGACGGATCGTACAGATTCCTTCTTCTCTTTTGTTTATGAGAAAATCGTAGTACTCAGGTAGAGTGTCTTGAATTTCTAAAATTGATTTACCTTCGTGTTCACCAAAATCGATAAAGACGTTTTCTTCTGCGATAATTCCCGTTACCGGGCTTACTTCGTTGGCCATGTTCCCTCCCTAGAATCTGGCAAATGTTGAATTTAAATATATGTAATAAAAATATATTAACCTTAGTCCTTGGTTACTTATAATTGTGAAATATTTAAAACGTTATGAAAAGTTTTTTTTACTTGACTGAAGTTGTAAAGAAATTACGAAAATAATTAATGATAATCTTAAACTCGTGAGGGTAATCCTTACCAATATGTGAACGCACTTTCTCTAAGGCATCAAAGATTGTAAGGGCCTCTCGGTAGGGGCGTGGAGAGATCATTGCCGCTACAATATCACAAATATTTACCATGATTGTTTCAAAACCTGTAACAGTTAAATTTTTTAAGTACTGGTTGTCTGAGTCGTACTTATCTAAAATACTGAACGTGTGATGATTTTCAATAACCTTCATATGGGCCGGACTTAATTGAATTCTTCCTTGTAGTATACGGGCCGAAATAATCGGGTGTTTTGCAAGAAGTACCTTATCCATTTCTGAAAGATTTTCCTTATCGTACTTATCAATTGGAATGGCCGACATTCCAATATCTTTAAAGTAGCTCGTGATAAAAAAATTCTCGATATCCTTATCATTATATAGTTGTGACGTCTTTAAAATCCCCACAAGAAAAATAGATGAAAGTAGGGGCTGTGCAAAAATATAGTGGTGGCCCTGGGCCGCAAAATATCGATAAAGTGCCTCGTGCATTTTTGTATTCTTAATCAAGAAAGACGCCAAAACTTTTAGACTTTGGTATTGCAAATTAAGTGCACTATCATCTGTAGGGTCTTCAAAGAGATAACGAAGATTGATAGTTATAAGATTTAATTGATTCTTACAATTTTGGTAAGTATCACCCATAGAAAATGAGCGAGTTACTTGTCTAAGAGAGTCTTGTTGTAATTCTTTAAGCTCTTGTCTTTGCTCTGTTGTAGCGAAAACAATAGTATGACCTTTTTCAATCATCTCTTTAAGTGTGTCATTTGATACATATGTTCCACGGTAGAGATTGTGCTTAAATTTTCCATCCTCGAAGATATAGACATCACATGGTGTTGTTGGAATATTAAACAGCTCCCTAATAGTAAAAGGGGTTAAGTTTAAGGCCAAATGTGATTTACGGAAGATATCCTCTGCTTTCATAGTTCATATTATAGCTTAAGTCGCTAAAATCATTAAATACCAAGAATAATAGGCAATATTTCGCAATTTTTTTAATTAATAGAAAAAGCCTTAGCTTATAAGTTAAGCACTCGAAATTAATAGAAATTAAAGGCTATTTTGAATAAGTCTCGAATTAATTAACTAAGTTGCTATATTGAATTGATAGAACGAATGTTGAGCTAATTTTG is a window from the Bacteriovorax sp. BAL6_X genome containing:
- the pstC gene encoding phosphate ABC transporter permease subunit PstC: MNILKKLRPASPSKQDKLAYITLRFFSLIVIVLLILMVGQLFYASREAFSEFGFKFITDDFWNPIDDEFGALPFIFGTVVTSLLALLIAGPVSISVALFITEYLPKGISGILGTFVELIAAVPSIIFGLWGLYYLAPFVKEMLTPALKATLGFLPLFQGPSFGIGILTASIILAIMIIPTITSVAREVFRSINILHKEAALGLGATKFEMIKIAVLRPSFSGIVGALVLGLGRALGETMAVAMVIGNTPQISKSIFAPASTMASVMANEYAEAESDLHLSALCLVGLLLFVVTFVVNLVARTIVWKQTKGVSK
- the pstS gene encoding phosphate ABC transporter substrate-binding protein PstS — protein: MIKRIVALCLLLASTSTFALKINAAGASFPYAIYSKWFSEYSKINPEVQFNYQPIGSGGGIRQLLKETVDFGASDAPMKAKDKKKAKWPVLHVPMVLGAVAIAYNHPQVPDQLKLDGPTLADIYLGKITKWNAAQILALNPGVKLPSDDILVVRRADGSGTTKNFADYLVEVSTEWKQRVGTGKSLRWPTGVGAKGNDGVTSIVSNTKGSITYMDLAHARKNNIKTVALKNKAGLYINPTVEAVSASAKEFKTEGKELTGSLINSSAKDSYPISALTYILLPMVEKDLKQVEIYKFVEWAISKGQSYAKELYYAPLPTELSKKVLERVKSL
- a CDS encoding HD-GYP domain-containing protein; translated protein: MKAEDIFRKSHLALNLTPFTIRELFNIPTTPCDVYIFEDGKFKHNLYRGTYVSNDTLKEMIEKGHTIVFATTEQRQELKELQQDSLRQVTRSFSMGDTYQNCKNQLNLITINLRYLFEDPTDDSALNLQYQSLKVLASFLIKNTKMHEALYRYFAAQGHHYIFAQPLLSSIFLVGILKTSQLYNDKDIENFFITSYFKDIGMSAIPIDKYDKENLSEMDKVLLAKHPIISARILQGRIQLSPAHMKVIENHHTFSILDKYDSDNQYLKNLTVTGFETIMVNICDIVAAMISPRPYREALTIFDALEKVRSHIGKDYPHEFKIIINYFRNFFTTSVK